The Rhodocytophaga rosea genome has a segment encoding these proteins:
- a CDS encoding M4 family metallopeptidase, protein MSPTLSQEQALQKALAFVGAKTYKWQIASEEAWVKELKNDTKATHYPKGELVICKIYRKNHQIIENGDLTLAYKFDVFSHEPISRAHIYVDAHTGTVIHQDAIIKHVDGTAHTRYSGQRTVATTLSNGSYRLRDASRGSGVETYNMQRGTSYGSAVDFMDNDNQWTGTEHDNSNKDNASLDCHLGAIKTYDYFKNVLGRNSFDGNGAAIKCYVHYGQGYENAFWNGSVMTFGDGEMNGSTGSQPLTTLDITAHEIAHAVCQYTAGLVYSYESGAMNEGFSDIWGAVVEHSVDPTKSIWTMGDDANFAIRSMSNPNAFQHPDTYLGQYWYSSGGDNGGVHYNSDVLNHWFYLLSVGKTGANDNGDNYAVTGIGIDKAARIAYRTESVYLTSNSEYKDARTFSIQAAKDLYGATSQEAIQTANAWYAVGVYDTQSTPTNLTATTASGTQINLAWTDNSTVETGFIIERSTAAASGFIQIATVAANATTYANKGLATDAVYYYRVKAALGTTSSTYAMLPQPL, encoded by the coding sequence TTGAGCCCAACTCTTTCTCAAGAGCAGGCATTACAAAAAGCCCTGGCCTTTGTTGGGGCTAAAACATATAAATGGCAGATAGCCTCGGAAGAAGCATGGGTTAAGGAATTAAAAAATGACACCAAAGCCACCCATTATCCCAAAGGTGAGCTGGTTATCTGCAAAATTTACCGGAAAAACCATCAGATAATTGAGAATGGCGACTTAACCCTGGCGTATAAATTTGATGTATTTTCCCATGAACCCATCAGCAGAGCCCATATATATGTAGATGCACATACAGGTACGGTTATTCACCAGGATGCCATTATTAAACATGTAGATGGAACGGCTCATACCCGTTACAGCGGCCAGCGTACGGTTGCTACCACCCTTTCAAATGGTTCTTACCGCTTGCGTGATGCTTCCCGTGGTTCGGGTGTGGAAACCTACAATATGCAAAGAGGAACCAGCTATGGATCGGCCGTGGATTTTATGGATAACGATAATCAATGGACAGGTACTGAACATGACAATAGCAATAAAGATAATGCTTCCTTAGATTGTCACCTGGGCGCCATAAAAACGTACGATTATTTCAAGAATGTTCTGGGTAGAAACAGTTTTGACGGAAACGGTGCCGCTATCAAATGTTATGTACACTATGGGCAGGGCTATGAGAATGCTTTCTGGAATGGAAGTGTGATGACTTTTGGAGATGGAGAAATGAATGGAAGTACAGGTTCGCAGCCTTTAACAACTTTAGATATTACTGCCCACGAAATAGCACATGCGGTATGCCAGTATACAGCCGGCCTGGTATATTCTTATGAATCAGGTGCTATGAATGAAGGTTTTAGTGACATATGGGGGGCCGTTGTCGAACATTCTGTTGATCCTACGAAATCTATCTGGACTATGGGTGATGATGCTAATTTTGCCATTCGCTCCATGAGTAATCCCAATGCATTTCAACATCCGGATACGTATTTAGGCCAATACTGGTATAGTAGCGGAGGAGATAATGGAGGGGTGCACTATAATAGTGATGTACTGAATCACTGGTTTTATTTGCTAAGCGTAGGTAAAACAGGTGCAAATGACAATGGAGATAATTATGCTGTAACTGGTATTGGAATAGACAAGGCCGCCAGAATCGCCTATCGTACAGAAAGTGTATATTTAACTTCTAACTCAGAGTATAAAGATGCCAGAACTTTCTCCATCCAAGCTGCTAAAGATCTATATGGAGCTACTTCCCAGGAAGCTATTCAGACGGCTAATGCCTGGTATGCGGTAGGTGTGTATGATACTCAATCTACGCCAACCAATCTGACCGCTACAACTGCCTCTGGCACACAAATCAATTTGGCCTGGACGGATAATTCAACGGTTGAAACCGGATTTATTATTGAAAGATCCACCGCTGCTGCCAGTGGTTTTATACAGATTGCTACAGTGGCTGCCAATGCAACTACTTATGCGAATAAAGGTTTAGCAACAGATGCTGTTTACTATTACCGGGTTAAAGCCGCTTTGGGTACAACTTCCTCTACATACGCAATGTTGCCACAGCCACTGTAG